One genomic window of Ctenopharyngodon idella isolate HZGC_01 chromosome 18, HZGC01, whole genome shotgun sequence includes the following:
- the dusp8b gene encoding dual specificity protein phosphatase 8, with amino-acid sequence MPVDLVIPPPLWTDMHESEMRLKMRVRRIKEGRDLRGGFAAFSSCFPDLCESKPATILPLSLSQPCLPVANIGPTRILPHLYLGSQRDVLNKELMTQNGITYVLNASNTCPKPDFISDNHFMRIPVNDSYCEKLLPWLDKTNEFIDKAKVSNCRVIVHCLAGISRSATIAIAYIMKTMGLSSDDAYRFVKDRRPSISPNFNFLGQLLEFERGLQMKKSLPCDPIRLAGKATEEVAEVRKMESDHCDQRTPHTTEITVKPPSPTSLQKDLSSLHLSTERILQNKRLKCSFSLDIKSVYSSRQNQQSSPNFSSSDSENIPKLCRLDSQKNSQYPSAESQCTAVTNKSRMRWENGGLERLSATTLSLNLKQGNCGTKPQDPICETNLKAPSFLSLPLGTSATWTTHRGSNQATTPITPTSDCPWFLGANLAPSGTATGSSVHFGSGPAYAAYSCSGQAGTSKPSVHRRDETQESRDFQNSWLEEGKAVVCSVSQVDTKYKRRSCQMEFEEGINTTQSSEEFGKLGKQSSFSGSMEVIEVS; translated from the exons ATGCCCGTTGACTTGGTGATCCCTCCTCCGCTGTGGACAGACATGCACGAGAGCGAGATGAGGCTGAAGATGCGCGTCAGGCGCATCAAGGAAGGGCGAGATCTGAGAG GTGGCTTTGCAGCTTTCTCTTCCTGTTTTCCTGACCTGTGTGAGAGTAAACCAGCCACTATTCTACCTCTCAGCCTGTCCCAACCCTGCTTACCTGTGGCCAACATCGGTCCGACCCGCATCCTGCCCCACCTGTACTTGGGCTCTCAAAGAGACGTCCTCAATAAG GAACTTATGACTCAGAATGGAATCACATATGTCTTGAATGCCAGCAACACCTGTCCCAAGCCTGACTTCATCAGCGACAACCACTTCATGCGCATTCCCGTCAATGACAGCTACTGTGAGAAGCTGCTTCCTTGGTTGGACAAAACCAATGAGTTCATTG ACAAAGCCAAGGTGTCAAACTGCAGAGTCATCGTCCATTGCTTGGCTGGCATATCCCGCTCTGCAACCATTGCCATTGCCTATATCATGAAAACCATGGGCCTATCTTCAGATGATGCCTACAG GTTTGTGAAGGACCGTCGCCCATCAATATCTCCAAATTTCAACTTCTTGGGTCAGCTGCTAGAGTTCGAGAGAGGCTTGCAGATGAAGAAGAGTCTACCTTGCGACCCCATAAGGTTAGCAGGGAAAGCGACTGAAGAGGTGGCAGAGGTCCGAAAGATGGAGAGCGATCACTGTGACCAGAGGACTCCACACACTACAGAGATCACCGTAAAGCCTCCATCGCCTACCTCATTGCAGAAAGACCTAAGCTCCCTTCACCTGTCCACCGAACGAATCCTTCAAAACAAACGGCTCAAGTGCTCCTTCTCCCTTGACATCAAGTCTGTCTACTCCTCGAGGCAAAACCAGCAATCTTCTCCAAACTTCTCATCGTCAGACTCTGAAAACATACCCAAACTCTGCAGACTCGACAGCCAAAAAAACAGTCAGTACCCTTCGGCGGAGTCACAGTGTACTGCTGTGACTAACAAGTCCAGAATGAGGTGGGAAAACGGTGGTTTGGAGAGATTATCCGCCACCACTCTTTCCCTCAATCTGAAGCAGGGTAACTGTGGGACAAAACCCCAGGATCCCATTTGCGAGACCAACTTGAAGGCGCCTTCTTTCCTCAGCTTGCCGCTGGGTACATCTGCTACTTGGACCACGCACAGAGGCTCGAATCAAGCCACCACCCCTATCACACCCACGAGTGACTGCCCTTGGTTCTTAGGCGCTAATTTGGCACCATCTGGAACCGCTACTGGGAGCTCCGTGCACTTTGGCAGCGGTCCTGCCTACGCGGCTTACAGTTGCAGTGGCCAAGCTGGCACCTCCAAGCCCAGCGTACACCGAAGAGACGAGACACAGGAGTCGCGGGACTTTCAGAACAGCTGGCTCGAGGAGGGGAAAGCAGTAGTTTGCAGTGTATCGCAAGTGGACACTAAGTACAAGCGCCGCAGCTGCCAGATGGAGTTTGAAGAGGGTATTAACACAACACAAAGCAGCGAGGAATTTGGGAAGCTGGGCAAGCAGTCCAGTTTCTCTGGTAGCATGGAGGTCATCGAGGTATCATGA